In one window of Miscanthus floridulus cultivar M001 chromosome 12, ASM1932011v1, whole genome shotgun sequence DNA:
- the LOC136498130 gene encoding increased DNA methylation 1-like isoform X1 codes for MAAAGGHADDMLGFKEDDAMRFIFGEDITGMEDHAAFDRSLLELQVFKEVFCGAADNAATTHLPAEMDLGFVHTTAPAHLKATETSPSPFASHAQHQHQPAAATADPHPRMDHSSQPNNGPHHDLHLQVQEHPHPRAQQNGADLDAAAFLQGFMGSWQPGDKCATHLLGLSDDPHQFGLSDDQNQFIGADAAHSILDVHTQDAGAGMCNALGLGCSSSTSAVDDPMPSYIEALAEISEFQSATLLSDPFLHQWLQDQQQFPSNACFAYDQGQMDDTTYPLCASTKDFSERGGVEQHLFYSEEAHSSPTIPQQSQFWFSPGQFTQLDGAICQNGTPDANISCLDEIDVHGSGSAVHSGSAAAVSKKALGRDIPDQLEAHAHRLFKDAGWTIKPRKRNDRAKMASYFTAPNREAVHTSLTQAWKFCGNKLYEASPDSERGRYPKEWSDVDAFWKDLTDTMAYVDRMLAHQQNALTLLQRWQILDPFVAVVFISRKITALQQHKTLRAVDSSTFVLDGSSDMSLESKTMHKASELLASRMIQLTPLITDSDCSTLATESYNGHQSLQSCHDVEDSNDRDTNPKLSCNESLNYNASDQAKHHIDASDDGRQTHGQPNALNSSVKKSRKKSKRIFDISSAGLDGTNVPTMGMADPGNTNAFEEHGMRSGFGTLKDDMKAETKSEKLDKDDQSRKCDMLFSSVSKQLKDYNTFPETHCTTRESQSDASAFCHDDKVWKKILPSHGEFYEDSQSDPTGNTVPVELSHESSADVLGTYLTCDSQICKRGTAKMKPKGWLKYMKKRPRELRINDEDLLITAIVKNKDLDTCHKFASGFSAAKKFKKLKSHKKVNKLISKIGKAGTNLLGGKRVSLARKTVICWLLATGFLTVKDVIQYQDPKNHEVIKDGLVTWEGVVCNCCKNTLSVSGFMAHAGCSHPQSSLGLFLESGKSYTLCQVEAWSAEFMSRRSNAWGRKVEAIDESDDTCGFCGDGGELLCCDNCPSTYHQACLSAKELPEGSWYCHNCTCQICGGPVSEKEVSTFSAIVKCFQCGDAYHDTCIEQEKLPLEDQISQTWFCGKYCKEIFIGLRSHVGTDNILDSELSWSILRCNNDGQKLHSVQKISCLAECNMKLAVALTLLEECFIRMVDPRTGVDMIPHVLYNKRSNFARVDYQGFYTVILEKGDEILCVASIRVHGTKAAELPFIATSVDYRRQGMCRILMNIIEKMLRSFNVKMLVLSAIPELVSTWVSGFGFKPIEDAERKQLHNVNLMLFPGTSLLTKRLDGFIMATKPDEEKDIHEVSGVPNGKFMHNGKASEHFELHDLDLSGTEFKAEVSMSGPFRTLKHECGSAAWFQSTKFSPNCWEMDWMRQASKNMD; via the exons ATGGCCGCCGCGGGAGGCCACGCGGACGACATGCTGGGCTTCAAGGAGGACGACGCCATGCGCTTCATCTTCGGCGAGGACATCACGGGAATGGAGGACCACGCCGCCTTCGACAGATCGCTCTTGGAGCTCCAGGTTTTCAAGGAGGTCTTCTGCGGGGCCGCCGACAACGCCGCCACCACCCATCTGCCCGCCGAGATGGACCTTGGATTCGTCCACACCACCGCCCCCGCCCACCTCAAGGCCACGGAGACCTCGCCCTCTCCATTTGCCTCCCATgcgcagcaccagcaccagcctgCCGCCGCCACTGCTGATCCACACCCCAGAATGGATCATAGTAGTCAGCCAAACAATGGGCCTCACCACGACCTTCATCTCCAGGTCCAGGAGCACCCGCACCCTCGTGCGCAGCAGAACGGGGCCGACCTGGATGCAGCTGCGTTTTTGCAGGGATTCATGGGTTCCTGGCAGCCTGGGGATAAGTGTGCCACTCATCTGCTCGGCCTCTCCGATGACCCACACCAATTCGGCCTCTCCGACGACCAAAACCAATTCATCGGCGCAGATGCTGCTCACAGCATTTTGGATGTGCACACGCAAGATGCTGGAGCTGGGATGTGCAACGCGCTCGGGCtgggctgcagcagcagcactaGCGCGGTCGATGACCCCATGCCTTCCTACATAGAAGCACTAGCGGAGATTTCTGAATTCCAGAGTGCCACTCTCCTTTCAGATCCCTTTTTGCATCAGTGGCTCCAGGATCAGCAGCAATTCCCTAGCAATGCGTGCTTCGCTTATGATCAAGGCCAGATGGATGACACCACTTATCCCCTATGCGCAAGTACAAAGGATTTCTCTGAAAGAGGGGGAGTAGAGCAGCATCTGTTTTATAGTGAAGAAGCTCATAGTTCTCCGACAATACCTCAGCAGTCCCAGTTTTGGTTCAGCCCTGGTCAGTTCACCCAGCTCGATGGCGCCATTTGCCAGAACGGCACCCCTGATGCGAATATTAGTTGCCTGGATGAAATTGATGTTCATGGAAGCGGCAGCGCAGTACACTCTGGCTCGGCAGCTGCTGTTTCCAAGAAGGCACTGGGCAGGGATATTCCTGACCAGCTGGAAGCACATGCACATCGTCTTTTCAAGGACGCTGGATGGACTATTAAGCCACGGAAAAGGAATGACAGGGCTAAGATGGCATCCTACTTCACAGCTCCAAACAGGGAAGCGGTTCATACCTCACTAACCCAGGCTTGGAAGTTTTGTGGCAACAAGTTATATGAAGCTTCCCCAGATTCAGAAAGGGGAAGGTATCCAAAGGAGTGGTCAGATGTTGATGCGTTTTGGAAGGATCTCACAGATACAATGGCCTATGTTGATAGGATGCTTGCGCACCAGCAAAATGCACTCACGCTTCTTCAGCGCTGGCAGATTTTGGACCCTTTTGTAGCTGTTGTGTTCATCAGTAGGAAAATCACTGCTCTGCAGCAACATAAAACTCTTAGAGCTGTCGACAGTTCAACCTTTGTTCTTGATGGCAGCTCAGATATGTCATTGGAAAGTAAGACCATGCACAAAGCCAGTGAGCTTTTGGCAAGCCGAATGATTCAGTTGACTCCACTGATCACAGACTCTGATTGCAGCACGCTTGCAACTGAGAGCTACAACGGGCATCAGTCTTTACAGAGCTGTCATGATGTGGAAGACAGCAACGATAGGGATACAAACCCAAAGCTTTCCTGCAACGAGAGTCTGAATTACAATGCAAGTGACCAGGCAAAACATCACATCGATGCAAGTGATGATGGAAGGCAAACTCATGGTCAACCAAATGCTCTTAATAGCTCTGTAAAAAAGTCAAGGAAGAAATCGAAAAGGATATTTGATATTAGCTCAGCTGGACTGGATGGGACCAATGTACCAACCATGGGCATGGCTGACCCAGGGAACACCAATGCCTTTGAGGAACACGGTATGCGTTCAGGTTTTGGCACACTAAAAGACGATATGAAAGCTGAAACAAAATCAGAAAAGCTAGATAAAGATGACCAAAGCAGGAAGTGTGACATGCTCTTCTCTTCAGTGAGCAAGCAACTTAAGGATTACAATACATTCCCAGAAACCCACTGTACTACAAGGGAGTCACAGTCAGATGCCTCAGCGTTCTGCCATGATGACAAGGTCTGGAAAAAGATACTCCCATCCCATGGAGAATTTTATGAGGATTCACAAAGTGATCCAACAGGAAATACTGTACCTGTTGAGTTATCCCATGAATCTAGTGCTGATGTTCTGGGAACTTATCTAACATGTGACTCACAAATCTGCAAGAGAGGCACTGCCAAAATGAAACCAAAGGGTTGGTTGAAGTACATGAAGAAAAGACCTCGTGAGTTGCGGATCAATGATGAGGACCTTTTGATCACAGCTATAGTGAAAAACAAGGATCTTGACACCTGCCATAAATTTGCTTCAGGCTTTTCAGCGGCAAAGaagttcaagaagctgaagagccACAAAAAAGTCAACAAGCTAATTTCCAAAATCGGGAAAGCTGGCACGAACCTATTGGGTGGAAAGAGAGTAAGTTTGGCCCGAAAAACTGTAATCTGCTGGTTGCTTGCAACTGGCTTTCTGACCGTAAAAGATGTGATACAGTACCAGGATCCAAAAAATCATGAAGTTATAAAGGATGGGCTGGTTACCTGGGAAGGTGTTGTTTGCAATTGCTGCAAAAATACCTTATCCGTGTCTGGCTTCATGGCTCATGCTGGTTGTAGTCACCCACAGTCCTCATTGGGCCTCTTTCTAGAGTCTGGCAAGTCTTACACTTTGTGCCAGGTTGAGGCTTGGTCTGCTGAATTTATGAGCAGGAGAAGCAATGCATGGGGTAGAAAAGTTGAGGCAATAGATGAAAGTGATGACACCTGTGGTTtctgtggagatggtggtgaatTACTTTGCTGTGACAATTGCCCATCAACGTATCATCAAGCTTGCTTGTCTGCTAAG GAGCTTCCAGAAGGTAGTTGGTACTGTCATAATTGCACTTGTCAGATATGTGGGGGACCAGTTAGTGAAAAGGAGGTTTCGACATTCTCGGCTATTGTCAAATGTTTTCAATGCGGAGATGCAT ACCATGACACTTGCATTGAACAAGAGAAGCTACCTCTTGAGGATCAAATATCTCAGACATGGTTTTGTGGGAAATATTGTAAAGAG ATATTCATAGGGCTACGTAGTCATGTTGGGACAGACAATATTCTTGACAGTGAGCTTTCATGGTCCATATTGAGATGCAACAATGACGGGCAGAAGCTACACTCTGTTCAGAAGATTTCCTGTCTGGCAGAATGTAATATGAAATTAGCAGTGGCTCTTACTCTATTGGAGGAATGTTTCATTCGTATGGTGGATCCTAGAACTGGTGTGGACATGATACCCCATGTTTTATACAACAAGAG ATCAAACTTTGCTCGTGTGGATTATCAGGGATTCTATACTGTAATCCTGGAGAAAGGTGATGAAATTTTATGTGTGGCTTCTATCAG AGTACATGGGACTAAAGCCGCTGAGCTACCTTTTATTGCTACTTCTGTAGACTATCGACGGCAAGGAATGTGCCGAATTCTAATGAACATCATTGAAAAG ATGCTCCGTTCATTTAATGTTAAGATGTTGGTCCTTTCTGCCATCCCAGAGTTGGTTAGCACATGGGTGTCAGGATTTGGCTTCAAACCTATCGAAGATGCTGAAAGGAAACAACTTCATAATGTAAACTTGATGTTGTTTCCTGGAACATCCTTACTAACAAAGAGATTGGATGGATTTATTATGGCCACAAAACCAG ATGAGGAAAAGGATATACATGAAGTTTCTGGAGTACCTAATGGTAAATTTATGCATAATGGGAAAGCAAGTGAGCATTTCGAACTCCATGACCTTGACTTGTCCGGGACAGAGTTTAAAGCTGAGGTTTCCATGAGTGGTCCATTCAGAACACTGAAACATGAATGTGGCTCAGCAGCATGGTTTCAGTCTACTAAG
- the LOC136498130 gene encoding increased DNA methylation 1-like isoform X2: protein MAAAGGHADDMLGFKEDDAMRFIFGEDITGMEDHAAFDRSLLELQVFKEVFCGAADNAATTHLPAEMDLGFVHTTAPAHLKATETSPSPFASHAQHQHQPAAATADPHPRMDHSSQPNNGPHHDLHLQVQEHPHPRAQQNGADLDAAAFLQGFMGSWQPGDKCATHLLGLSDDPHQFGLSDDQNQFIGADAAHSILDVHTQDAGAGMCNALGLGCSSSTSAVDDPMPSYIEALAEISEFQSATLLSDPFLHQWLQDQQQFPSNACFAYDQGQMDDTTYPLCASTKDFSERGGVEQHLFYSEEAHSSPTIPQQSQFWFSPGQFTQLDGAICQNGTPDANISCLDEIDVHGSGSAVHSGSAAAVSKKALGRDIPDQLEAHAHRLFKDAGWTIKPRKRNDRAKMASYFTAPNREAVHTSLTQAWKFCGNKLYEASPDSERGRYPKEWSDVDAFWKDLTDTMAYVDRMLAHQQNALTLLQRWQILDPFVAVVFISRKITALQQHKTLRAVDSSTFVLDGSSDMSLESKTMHKASELLASRMIQLTPLITDSDCSTLATESYNGHQSLQSCHDVEDSNDRDTNPKLSCNESLNYNASDQAKHHIDASDDGRQTHGQPNALNSSVKKSRKKSKRIFDISSAGLDGTNVPTMGMADPGNTNAFEEHGMRSGFGTLKDDMKAETKSEKLDKDDQSRKCDMLFSSVSKQLKDYNTFPETHCTTRESQSDASAFCHDDKVWKKILPSHGEFYEDSQSDPTGNTVPVELSHESSADVLGTYLTCDSQICKRGTAKMKPKGWLKYMKKRPRELRINDEDLLITAIVKNKDLDTCHKFASGFSAAKKFKKLKSHKKVNKLISKIGKAGTNLLGGKRVSLARKTVICWLLATGFLTVKDVIQYQDPKNHEVIKDGLVTWEGVVCNCCKNTLSVSGFMAHAGCSHPQSSLGLFLESGKSYTLCQVEAWSAEFMSRRSNAWGRKVEAIDESDDTCGFCGDGGELLCCDNCPSTYHQACLSAKELPEGSWYCHNCTCQICGGPVSEKEVSTFSAIVKCFQCGDAYHDTCIEQEKLPLEDQISQTWFCGKYCKEIFIGLRSHVGTDNILDSELSWSILRCNNDGQKLHSVQKISCLAECNMKLAVALTLLEECFIRMVDPRTGVDMIPHVLYNKRSNFARVDYQGFYTVILEKGDEILCVASIRVHGTKAAELPFIATSVDYRRQGMCRILMNIIEKMLRSFNVKMLVLSAIPELVSTWVSGFGFKPIEDAERKQLHNVNLMLFPGTSLLTKRLDGFIMATKPDEEKDIHEVSGVPNGKFMHNGKASEHFELHDLDLSGTEFKAEVSMSGPFRTLKHECGSAAWFQSTKLAVGEV from the exons ATGGCCGCCGCGGGAGGCCACGCGGACGACATGCTGGGCTTCAAGGAGGACGACGCCATGCGCTTCATCTTCGGCGAGGACATCACGGGAATGGAGGACCACGCCGCCTTCGACAGATCGCTCTTGGAGCTCCAGGTTTTCAAGGAGGTCTTCTGCGGGGCCGCCGACAACGCCGCCACCACCCATCTGCCCGCCGAGATGGACCTTGGATTCGTCCACACCACCGCCCCCGCCCACCTCAAGGCCACGGAGACCTCGCCCTCTCCATTTGCCTCCCATgcgcagcaccagcaccagcctgCCGCCGCCACTGCTGATCCACACCCCAGAATGGATCATAGTAGTCAGCCAAACAATGGGCCTCACCACGACCTTCATCTCCAGGTCCAGGAGCACCCGCACCCTCGTGCGCAGCAGAACGGGGCCGACCTGGATGCAGCTGCGTTTTTGCAGGGATTCATGGGTTCCTGGCAGCCTGGGGATAAGTGTGCCACTCATCTGCTCGGCCTCTCCGATGACCCACACCAATTCGGCCTCTCCGACGACCAAAACCAATTCATCGGCGCAGATGCTGCTCACAGCATTTTGGATGTGCACACGCAAGATGCTGGAGCTGGGATGTGCAACGCGCTCGGGCtgggctgcagcagcagcactaGCGCGGTCGATGACCCCATGCCTTCCTACATAGAAGCACTAGCGGAGATTTCTGAATTCCAGAGTGCCACTCTCCTTTCAGATCCCTTTTTGCATCAGTGGCTCCAGGATCAGCAGCAATTCCCTAGCAATGCGTGCTTCGCTTATGATCAAGGCCAGATGGATGACACCACTTATCCCCTATGCGCAAGTACAAAGGATTTCTCTGAAAGAGGGGGAGTAGAGCAGCATCTGTTTTATAGTGAAGAAGCTCATAGTTCTCCGACAATACCTCAGCAGTCCCAGTTTTGGTTCAGCCCTGGTCAGTTCACCCAGCTCGATGGCGCCATTTGCCAGAACGGCACCCCTGATGCGAATATTAGTTGCCTGGATGAAATTGATGTTCATGGAAGCGGCAGCGCAGTACACTCTGGCTCGGCAGCTGCTGTTTCCAAGAAGGCACTGGGCAGGGATATTCCTGACCAGCTGGAAGCACATGCACATCGTCTTTTCAAGGACGCTGGATGGACTATTAAGCCACGGAAAAGGAATGACAGGGCTAAGATGGCATCCTACTTCACAGCTCCAAACAGGGAAGCGGTTCATACCTCACTAACCCAGGCTTGGAAGTTTTGTGGCAACAAGTTATATGAAGCTTCCCCAGATTCAGAAAGGGGAAGGTATCCAAAGGAGTGGTCAGATGTTGATGCGTTTTGGAAGGATCTCACAGATACAATGGCCTATGTTGATAGGATGCTTGCGCACCAGCAAAATGCACTCACGCTTCTTCAGCGCTGGCAGATTTTGGACCCTTTTGTAGCTGTTGTGTTCATCAGTAGGAAAATCACTGCTCTGCAGCAACATAAAACTCTTAGAGCTGTCGACAGTTCAACCTTTGTTCTTGATGGCAGCTCAGATATGTCATTGGAAAGTAAGACCATGCACAAAGCCAGTGAGCTTTTGGCAAGCCGAATGATTCAGTTGACTCCACTGATCACAGACTCTGATTGCAGCACGCTTGCAACTGAGAGCTACAACGGGCATCAGTCTTTACAGAGCTGTCATGATGTGGAAGACAGCAACGATAGGGATACAAACCCAAAGCTTTCCTGCAACGAGAGTCTGAATTACAATGCAAGTGACCAGGCAAAACATCACATCGATGCAAGTGATGATGGAAGGCAAACTCATGGTCAACCAAATGCTCTTAATAGCTCTGTAAAAAAGTCAAGGAAGAAATCGAAAAGGATATTTGATATTAGCTCAGCTGGACTGGATGGGACCAATGTACCAACCATGGGCATGGCTGACCCAGGGAACACCAATGCCTTTGAGGAACACGGTATGCGTTCAGGTTTTGGCACACTAAAAGACGATATGAAAGCTGAAACAAAATCAGAAAAGCTAGATAAAGATGACCAAAGCAGGAAGTGTGACATGCTCTTCTCTTCAGTGAGCAAGCAACTTAAGGATTACAATACATTCCCAGAAACCCACTGTACTACAAGGGAGTCACAGTCAGATGCCTCAGCGTTCTGCCATGATGACAAGGTCTGGAAAAAGATACTCCCATCCCATGGAGAATTTTATGAGGATTCACAAAGTGATCCAACAGGAAATACTGTACCTGTTGAGTTATCCCATGAATCTAGTGCTGATGTTCTGGGAACTTATCTAACATGTGACTCACAAATCTGCAAGAGAGGCACTGCCAAAATGAAACCAAAGGGTTGGTTGAAGTACATGAAGAAAAGACCTCGTGAGTTGCGGATCAATGATGAGGACCTTTTGATCACAGCTATAGTGAAAAACAAGGATCTTGACACCTGCCATAAATTTGCTTCAGGCTTTTCAGCGGCAAAGaagttcaagaagctgaagagccACAAAAAAGTCAACAAGCTAATTTCCAAAATCGGGAAAGCTGGCACGAACCTATTGGGTGGAAAGAGAGTAAGTTTGGCCCGAAAAACTGTAATCTGCTGGTTGCTTGCAACTGGCTTTCTGACCGTAAAAGATGTGATACAGTACCAGGATCCAAAAAATCATGAAGTTATAAAGGATGGGCTGGTTACCTGGGAAGGTGTTGTTTGCAATTGCTGCAAAAATACCTTATCCGTGTCTGGCTTCATGGCTCATGCTGGTTGTAGTCACCCACAGTCCTCATTGGGCCTCTTTCTAGAGTCTGGCAAGTCTTACACTTTGTGCCAGGTTGAGGCTTGGTCTGCTGAATTTATGAGCAGGAGAAGCAATGCATGGGGTAGAAAAGTTGAGGCAATAGATGAAAGTGATGACACCTGTGGTTtctgtggagatggtggtgaatTACTTTGCTGTGACAATTGCCCATCAACGTATCATCAAGCTTGCTTGTCTGCTAAG GAGCTTCCAGAAGGTAGTTGGTACTGTCATAATTGCACTTGTCAGATATGTGGGGGACCAGTTAGTGAAAAGGAGGTTTCGACATTCTCGGCTATTGTCAAATGTTTTCAATGCGGAGATGCAT ACCATGACACTTGCATTGAACAAGAGAAGCTACCTCTTGAGGATCAAATATCTCAGACATGGTTTTGTGGGAAATATTGTAAAGAG ATATTCATAGGGCTACGTAGTCATGTTGGGACAGACAATATTCTTGACAGTGAGCTTTCATGGTCCATATTGAGATGCAACAATGACGGGCAGAAGCTACACTCTGTTCAGAAGATTTCCTGTCTGGCAGAATGTAATATGAAATTAGCAGTGGCTCTTACTCTATTGGAGGAATGTTTCATTCGTATGGTGGATCCTAGAACTGGTGTGGACATGATACCCCATGTTTTATACAACAAGAG ATCAAACTTTGCTCGTGTGGATTATCAGGGATTCTATACTGTAATCCTGGAGAAAGGTGATGAAATTTTATGTGTGGCTTCTATCAG AGTACATGGGACTAAAGCCGCTGAGCTACCTTTTATTGCTACTTCTGTAGACTATCGACGGCAAGGAATGTGCCGAATTCTAATGAACATCATTGAAAAG ATGCTCCGTTCATTTAATGTTAAGATGTTGGTCCTTTCTGCCATCCCAGAGTTGGTTAGCACATGGGTGTCAGGATTTGGCTTCAAACCTATCGAAGATGCTGAAAGGAAACAACTTCATAATGTAAACTTGATGTTGTTTCCTGGAACATCCTTACTAACAAAGAGATTGGATGGATTTATTATGGCCACAAAACCAG ATGAGGAAAAGGATATACATGAAGTTTCTGGAGTACCTAATGGTAAATTTATGCATAATGGGAAAGCAAGTGAGCATTTCGAACTCCATGACCTTGACTTGTCCGGGACAGAGTTTAAAGCTGAGGTTTCCATGAGTGGTCCATTCAGAACACTGAAACATGAATGTGGCTCAGCAGCATGGTTTCAGTCTACTAAG TTAGCTGTTGGGGAAGTGTGA